The Girardinichthys multiradiatus isolate DD_20200921_A chromosome 23, DD_fGirMul_XY1, whole genome shotgun sequence DNA segment CCTTTGGTTTTTCTGTACACCATCTCTCTGAAGCTCGACAGGATCTTGctctccctcttcctcctctcctcctggttgaaggAGGCCAGAGCTCGCTTCTCATCCGCGCTGTAGATCTGGTTTTCCTTTCTCAGACGCACAGCTTCCATACGGCGATGTCTGCATGGGGATAACAGATCATCTCAGTGCTACAGAAGGTACAAACATGGAAAGCTGCTAAAAACAGAACGTTACGAGCAGTCGGTAGCAGATTAACCAGCTGGCTTGGTTTTAGAGAAAAGGTTATGTGTACGCCTAAGCCTAACTTGTTCCCTTGTGGATTTTATCCCCCCTTAATCTCCGGATTTGATCCGTTGATCAGAGCAAGTTGTGAACATTTATATCAGAAGTTTTTACTGAAAGAAATCTAAGGAATAATGGAATTAATTTCTGGTAAAACATTAACATGGTCATGCCTGGCAAACAAATGCCTCAGAGTAACAGGATGAGAATGCTTTGAACTACTGAATTATTTTCTACTTAAAAAGGTCCTTCGGAATTTTTATGTCCGATTTAGCTCAATTTCCTTGTTCCTGATCCCAGATAAATGGTCAAAGCAGCAACACCAACTATAGTAACAAAACGCGACTGTTTTTGATCAAAAACGTGCAAAGCATGAACTTCAGAGGCTTTTAGAATCTTATTTGAAGAATCCCATGTCTGCAATTGTTGCAATAAAACCCGAACACAGTCTAGTTTCTCCACTATCCTAATTTCAGCTCGTAGTTTACCTGTTCTTAAAGTGGGTTCCACAACAGAACATGGAAACTATCTGTAAAGCAACCTGCAAGCACTCTAAACcagttcttttaattttatcGACCGTTGGTGGTTTTCTGCTGATATACAAAGACATTACATTCAGCCAAAGTGTTAATAATTCCCGTAACAcaacaattgttttaaaaattagcCAGGCATTTTTAGGAGAGGGGAGTACTGACATATttgtgtacagtgccttgcaaaggttgTTGTGTTGCACGCattcagctgcaagtcttttagggtctctaccagctttgcacatctgaaaaaaatgatcgccacaccatgatgctgccaccactgtgggAATCGCTATGTGGAATcataggggtatcagagtagagggagctgaatacaaCTACATGCCACACtattcagatttgttttgcaaaatattaataaacCTTTCATCATTTTGCTTCCATGTTACAACTGAGCTATTTTGTCCTTGAGTATCACAgaaaatccctataaaatatattgaagttatTGGTGTAATGACACATGTTCGAGACATGAATATTTTTTGGAAGTAAACGTAGGATCAAAATAATTTCTGTCTTATATTTCTAAGTAGACATAATGTACAATTTACACTCTGACTGCTAAAATTTGAGCACCTGCTGCCGCTCATGACGTAACCAGACTTCTCGAAGTCTGCGATCTCATCGCTGGTGAGACCGATTTCTCCTCTTCTCGGGATACGTTTGCCCGCTTTCACGTACTCTGCCATGGCAGCACCTTCACCCGGCAGCAGTGCATGACCAAAACTGGAGGaaggcaaaaatgaaaaaaaatggtgtcattttacaaacaaaaaacttacaaaacgGTTCGCAGTTGTTAAACAAACTGCATATTTATGATTCTAAAAAGATCTGAAGATAATCCAAACTTGgtagaggaaaaaaagcaaaacacagagaCTCACTCCAGCGGTCTGTCATCCTGCGACATGTGAGTGAGTGGAGCCTCTGGACCAACGATGTTTTCATCAATGCCAGTTTTCTCCACCCACATCAGCCCGCCAGTTtcgtcttcctcttcttctgacTCTTCGCTGTTGGAGTCACTGGACTCTTTCCGGCTCTTcttcgtcttcttcttcttggacTTCTTTGACCTGCAACACAATCAAGGAGTTTTGTCAAACACAACAGGAATGTCCCATGAAGCATTAAGGTGGTTGGTGGCTGCAAAATGAGAACTTACTTCttacttttcttcttctttttcttcttctttacttcttctgtgttaaaaaaacaagtttttcttataaaactgtaaaaagttCACATTTGTGGagtaaagaaattaaatgtcAAATGTCTCACCTTCTGAGTCTGATTCCAACTCGCTGTCTTCTgagtgtttcttggtctttcttttctttgactttttcttcttcttctttttcttcttcttttcctctGTTTAGCACAAAAACGATTACTTCCAAATTTAAAGCGCATGCGTCCTTTACATCACAGAAGCTCACAGAAATGTGCAGATGATTTTGTCTAGGGTACCCAGAAGCCCTGGACACAGAAAATCCCGAATATTCCAGAGGAGGTGATGCTACATTCACACATTTTCTACTTGATCACTGAAGTTCTTGGCATTGTAGGAGAAGTAAATAAACATCTTCAGGATTTGCAGGTGAATTGTGTTCCTACATGTATATCAGCAAACATCTCTTGAATGATTCATGGCCTACCTTCTGAGCTTGATTCTGAGCTgctgtttttctcttcttcttcaactggtgTGAATTCATCAGAACTGATGGAGAGGAAAGCCTGTATTAACAAAAAGGTTCTTCCAAAGCAGCAACATATACACTTCACTTGTTCACTTACTCTGGTTCTTTTACTCTTGGAGAATATCCCCAAACTTCAGGACAACCAAGCTCACCGATCCGCTCTCGCTCCTGTAGACGCCTGGAACACAAACTCTGACATTTCAGTCAACTGGTCTCAAACATATCACTAGATTTATGAATTAGCCAATCCCTCTACAAGCAACAATTCAGCCATTATTGAAAGATAACCATACGATTTCCCACTgcagacagacacagcaaacatgtgaaagaaaatgCTCTGTACTTCCCCAGATGCAAAAACGGTATATATAGgcggaaaaaacaaaaaatcaacagtgcacatcaatcaatcaaacgatatttatatagcaccatcCAACAATGCCTTGCATTGCCTAAggtgctttacaaaataaaacaaataaacacagaacacaagaaaaccAAAATTTGTGTTAAGTAAAAACTTGAAATACAAacatgttaaaagaaaatgcaataCACTATAAATCAAATGTCAAAAGCCTTTAGGTCTTAAGGTTAGCTTTGAACAAAAACAGGTCAGAGATGGCGTGCAACTCGTAGGACTATTGCAGGGCCAGCCTCTGAAAACAACCGGTCCCCCCGTTGCTTACACCTGGAGCAAGGCACATCCAGCAGATGTTGACCAGCAGACTCTGCGGGGCTGGTGGGTTTTCAGAAGATCAGCAAGGTAGGGCAGTGCAAGGCCATTCAGTGGTttggtttaaaaacaaacagctacGGTGTAAACTGTATCCTGAATTGAACCGGAAGCCAGTGCAGAGATAGAAGGATAGGAGTGATCACATCACAATACTTCCTAGCTGGATTTATCCCCTTAGCTCTGGAAGGATTAAGCTGGTATAAAAAGGGGATTTATGGTTTCAGCGCATTACCCAACGGGTGCTGTGGGGAAGCAGGAATCAAACTTTCAACCTACCAATTGCCAACTGTTCCGCCACTGAAATGATAGCCTCCCGTCAAATGCTATGCGTTTGGGTAATCAGTGTACCGTTATTCTCCTGTGCGTCGCCATGTTTAAGGTGTAAAGATGATGCAGCCCTTCCTACCTGGCAATAAAAGCCTCCTGTCTCTGCCTCTGAACATCGTCCCTCTGCTGCTGGTAATAATAGTCATCTTTGAAGCCTCCGTGTTTCCCGTCGCGCTGCTCGGACCAGTGGTTGTGGTTACTGTTGGCACTGTTGTTTTGGCGCTCCCGGGATCGGGACCTGGATCTGGAGCGGCTTCGACTGGGACTCCCGATGCGAATTCTTCGGATGTTTCTCGCCTCTTTGAACCGACGCTCCCGCTCCTCTCGCTCCCTTTCTTTGTTGCGGGGTTTCGGGAGTTTGGGCCCGAAGCTGTCCGGAGACAGGGTACGCTCTCGGCTGCGGGATCGAGAACGGGGTCTCCGGGTCCTAGGACTCCGAGAGTCCCTGCCGCCGTCAGAGCTCGACCGGTCAGACAGAGGCATCCCGTATGACCTCTACGGACTTACTGCCGCGGTTAAATACAAGCAGAGGAAAAGACAGAAGAAGGTGCTTCCTATTTTAGTGCGCCATCAATAACAGGAAAAGATAAGCGTTCCAACTCTCAAACAGCTCCCTCTATGTCCCAAACCTATTGAACAATAGTTCCGGCGACTCCTCTTTCAACGTGAAGGTCTGAGGAAAtacttaaaatacttatttgaaacattttcccTCTTTCGTTAATATTTAAGTTACactaaacatcattttattttttgctcctAACTGTCTTCGCAATGATGAGGAGAAGtccaaacatttacatttatttgtacaCGTTAATTTGTTAATGAAACTGTGTGATTGTATCTTttccttaaataattaaaagtaattttaaagcGAAATGTATACATGAGTTTAGCTCATATTTGATCAGAttcttcattttaattatttaattgagcaataaatgataaatgtaatgtataaatgtataaactTTTTGGAGCCTAAATCGAAAAAGATACCCGAGTTACAACTACTACTACTGcctctaataataataataatacgaaaaaaataatcacaaatgGAAAAGCACGTTAAAGCTCGGTTTATGTACCTTTAGTTTGAAGGCGAACGCAGCCAGCTTCCGGTAGTGCAGCTGACAGCACGGTATGTCCGGTCTGTTTTCAGTTGGCAGTGAAGGTAATTATTTACTCGCTAGCCTTTGTGATAACTTTCAAGTTTGGATTTGGCTCGGGCATCTAGGGGGCAGGTAAATATTTAATTGCCACATTATGTGTGTAAAAAGTACTCTCACTAAGTGATTTATTTAATCGTTTTTGTGTAATTAAAAACCCGCATGCTAACAGGATGCTAAGCGGTAGGCCGCGCTTCCTCTTCATTAAAGAGAAGACATCGTTACCTTTGTTAGCATGCTGACAACAGCGAGTGAATATTTAGTTACTGTGTGTTACGAACCagtaataatatttattaaaccaGCATAGACTACTGATAATAAAAGCAGGTTTAAAGTTCTAAGATGAAATAAAAGGCAGTAATTGACGTATTAGTAATGAAACTGTCCTTTGCTAGCCTTTAGCTTAGACAACCTTATTGTATTAGTTCTCAAACAGCTCTTAAACATAGTATGTTTTCCTGACATCTTAACAGATTGTTAAATAATGTGCTTGCcacctttccttttaaataataatttttagtGACCCTACATGGGATCAGTTGTAGCTTATCTTAAAGCCCTcgaacttcaatgtattttattgttattatgatTTTGTGTAATAGACCACCGCAGAATAGTGCATAAACGTAAAGAGTAAGTCAAACGATCCTTTGTTTCTTActtttacaaaataacaaaacaaaaaaaaacttaaaatgatGGTATGTATTTGTGTTTAACCCCCTATGTACTCTGgcatccctaaataaaatccagtgcagccagTTGCCTTCAGACGTGACTATATTAGTAGTTTTTCTACCTGTGTTTAATTTGCAGCCTCATTAGTAAACAAGCAGCAAGGTGACAATtgaggaacagagcagacaggtcAAAAATCAGAATCATATCAGGGCGTCGCGCTGATGGtggtcccgggttcgagtcccggactcGAATGTCTCCCCCCTCTCTCCTGTttgcctactgtcaaaataaaaataaaggccgaaaaaaatcagaatcatATCTCAAACTTTGAACGTCTCAGAGCACTTTTCAGTCCTTCATCAGAAGATTGAAAAATTAtgttacaactgcaaacttaaCAAGACTTAGTACATTTCTTTTTTGGTATAAGGTATAAATAAGGTGTAAGAACTTGTCGACATGACAACTGTTAGTTATGCACGCCACAAAACTAGCATTTGTTGAAGAGtgggaagaagaaagccattgttgaatgaAAGCAATAAGAGGTCCTTTTTACAGATTGCCACAAACTATGTGGAGCGATGAGATGAAAATTGATCTTTTtgtcctacatgcaaaatgctatcccaataaaatacatttaagtttgttgtTGGAACGTGAGAAGAATAATTCCACATTTCTTTCTTGAACTCTGGATATAATCTCATGCTCTAACATgaaaaaatggaaacatttaagATTTACTGTTCATTCAAATCTCATGCAGGGTGATTTATTCTTGCTCTGTTATGACAATTGACTGTAGAAACTGGAAAGGCAACAGATTGAACTGATTACATAAGGTTGATTTTGatatgtgttttatattttgttttttccttcctttctgcAGCCATGCCGGGCCTAAAGCTGATATCTGCGACTGACACGCAGTATTCAGTTGCTGTTCTGAAGTCCCTGAATGAGCAGCGAACTAATGGCTTGTTTTGTGACATCACCATCATCATACAGGACAAGAAATTCAGAGCACACAAAACAATCTTGTCTGCCTCGAGCACGTACTTTCACCAGCTTTTTACTGTCGCCGGACAAGTGATCGAACTCAACTTCATCAGGCCAGAAATCTTTGAGCACATCCTCAACTATATCTACAGCTCCAAGATTGTCCGTGTCCGTTCTGACATGCTCGAGGACCTCATAAATGCTGGAAAGATACTGGGAGTGAAATTCATTGCTAACTTGCATTTGCCACTGTCACAAGTGAAAGGTCTGCCTGGTTTGTCACCGGAGGCAGAAAACAAAAGCGATGCATCCTCAGAGGTTATGCCTGTCATCACGGAGTCCTTCTCCATTTCCGCAGAGGAATTCAATCAGACAAAGAGACTTGGATGTAACGAGGAGGACTCGGATGATGTTGTATTTGTCTCTTGTACAGATGCTCAAAGCAGAGCAGCGAGTCGGAGAGCAAACCCTTCTGAGATTATTGATTTGGACAACTTGGAATCAGAAAGCGTTGAATccaaacaaaatgaagattCACATCATGTTGCAGCGCATGGAGAAAAAGCAGCAACCACCCCGAGAACTAATGGTGCAAACTGTCCCAGCGTCAGTGGACATGTGAATAGTCTACGTAGTCCAGACAGCAGCTCCAGTAACTCTCCTGTTAGAGTTTCTTTAGGAAGTGTTTCCACAACACCTGCCCGCTCAGGCAGCATCACGCCTGAGCCGACAAGTGCTTTCCAGTCACCTGAAAACGATGACATGTTGGGTGTCCACAAGAAGAAAGTCAGTTCTTCATCTCAGCAGGGCGATCTAAAGATAAGGCTCCTGGATGTTTCTGAAATCGCAGCTCTTCCTGCTAACAACCCCAAGGGAACTATAGAAGCAAAACAGACAGTGACCCTCGACACAGGCACAAAAATTGATTCTCTGTCATCAGGCTGTAAAGTGTATGCCAACATAGGAGAGGATACCTATGACATTGTTCAAATGAACGAAGACCCAGGAGAAGGAGGCTCCAAACCCAATAAAGGGAAACGAGCTTTAATGGCAACGCCCACAAAATCCTTTGATAAATCACTGTTGTCACCAACGCTTGGACCaaacaagaagaagaataaaatgGAGCTCGAGGATCACTATGAGCTGATCATGGATGGAAAGACTTTCTATGTTTGCGCCGTTTGTAAGCGCCCATATGTGTGCATCACGAGCCTGCGCCGTCACTTCAACACTCACTCGTGGGAAAAGAAATACCCGTGTCACTTCTGCAACAAGGTCTTTGCGCTGGCAGAGTACAGAACTAAACATGAAATCACCCACACAGGTGAGAGGAGGTACCAGTGCCTGTTGTGTAATGAAATGTTTCTAAATTACCAGATACTCTCCAATCACTGCAAGCAAGTCCACAATCAGGATGCCAGTGGGAGGAAGCAAAAGGATGATGGTGACAACAACTTGTACCGCCTGCTGCCGTGTAAATCGACAAAGAAGAAGTCTTGGGTGACCAACCTACCAGGAACACCTCTCATTTCCGAGGACGGCAGCATGCAGGAAATGACCTCTGCAGATGTGGAGGACATCCACTCTTCAACGCAGAGCAGGATGTTGAACTGGGACAACCTCTTCGCCGAGCCCAATGCTCACATGAGACCAGACTCTCATATGCAGCCAATATCAGACATGAGCTCCCCTCCGCAGGGAGCCACAGAGTTTGAGTACATCACACCATAGACCTCCTGAAAAACATTCAGTCCTCCTATATCCCGTGCCTTCTTCGTTATTCTTCCACCTTAGTCCTCAAATTCCTGTCGTCTAATGTGATTAAATCCTAAACCACTGCAAAACAGGGCTTTTAAAGAAACCCtaaatgtctttatttagtTTCTGTTTCTGAAGGTTCAAGGGAGTTAAGGTAAAACAATTTGAAAGGTTAAACTTACAGCTTTTAGTGTAAATGTAAAACTTTGCCCTGTCATTTGTCATTATTCTTTACATCAACTTCTAAAACATACATCTGTTAGAATAATTTctaactaaatatttttcataccAGTCTGGATAAGTCAATACATGTTCTGATTTGTTCATAGTAGTTAAGGTCCAGTAGTTTGCCTTCCAGTTAAATGAAGCTGGTGTTGAACTTTGTAGTAATTGTAACATAGCAGTCATGGACACTCTGGACCTGGAACAGAACAGGAATCTGTTAATCACCGACTTCACACTGATTTGATCAtccaacatatttttaaaacaaggatCATGTGTTGCTCAATTTACTGACTCTTCTGAACAGTAAAGGTGGGACGTCTCATTCAGGATCAGCCCAAGTAATCTTTTACTAATCATCCAGCATGTTTCATGTTGAAATGTGAGATGAATGTATTTGTACCATTTAGGCCTTGATGCCTAAAACGGTTCCAGGCGGCAGCAGGCTGACCCGAGCCCGGTTCAGAAAACAGGAACAGGGTGACCAGTTTTTATAATGTGAACCTTTCACTGATTACTGTCTTTGTCAATCCACGTGTTACTGGTCTATGGTTAATATATCCATATTTTACTGCGTTTTATATTCTGactgaaatgtattaaaaacaaattcatggAATGCAATAATGTTCAAATATTAAATATGTCATCAATACAATGTTTCACTTGTTAATGTTAGAAGGACCTGATTTTTTTTGgaataactttttttatttcaatgctgttcaaagttttgttgtgctttttgtaaaaatatgttttcatgaTGTCCTTGTTGCCACATCTGGGTCTTGTGGCAGAACATTTGTACAGTGCTAAAACTTCTGAGTGGTTTAAGAAATCGTTTCATTGGGTTAATTACTTACATAGTGTGAGCTGggcttttaaaatttaaatgtaaaggtAGGGATTTTAAATTAGGTTTATTAGTATTTAGCTTTTAAATTTggagatttttatgtttttgttttttacatcatGTCAGAAATTAGAACTTGCTTTTCACAGGTAAAGGTAGCACTAACGCTTGAATCCAATCTGTTGTGTTATCAAATTAAATGCtacagatttttaaataaacagataCAATGTATGATGTGCTGTTTGATTATGTAGCatccctttatttttgaaaaatgggTCATATAAAAATATGACCTGATCAGATATCCTGCAGAGTCCAGGAGCATTATCTGCTTCAGTGTGCACTGATTATAATAACCACCAGCCATTTTTAGTCTctatcaaatttattttaacccaCATAACTTCAAAGGGTCAAAACCAGGATTGTTTATTTGGAACATCAGCAGAAAATTCTCTGTACAGTCACACCGTCAGCTTTGGTGGAGAAAAAATAAACGTGAACCACAAATGATTTATTGGTGAAAACCAGGAAGAAGCTGATCCTTTATCTGCTCCACACATGATGCTAAAACTATAGAAAAGAAGCTGCCTTTAAAGACACTGATGCCGGATTATGATTCTGCTTCAGTTTCTCTTTAAACCCTTCAGTGAATTGTTCACAAATGTATCAGTTTGAAGTTGGCAAGATGTCACGTTTCAGCTCTTGTCTGTGATAATATGCTGATTTGGGAATGACTTCACACCAAACGGCTGTAAATCGTGTTTCAGCTGGTAGCTGTGTGCTCAGTGACCAGGCTAACAGGAACATCATGTTCAGGTTCAtcacaataaatcagaatatcatcGAAAGATTTGTTCAGTAATTCgattcaaaatgtgaaacatatataatatatattaaacACAGAGTTATCTATTTTAAGTAGTTCTTTCTGTTCATTcagatgattatggcttacagctaatcaaAAGCCtcataaaatttgaattttaaaacaagaattgaACACAGGAATATCCGCTTGATAATACctcatggtcattaaagcaggtattggtacctttggcagtatTTGGCACATACCAATACATGCTGGAAAATGAGATCAGGATTTTCTAAAGCTTATCATCATAGAGAAAGATGAAGTGCTCTACAACCTCCCATTAGAAGGCTGCGCTGACTTTtgacttaataaaacacaaaggtcAAATACCAGCAAATAATATGGCTCTTGAAATCATCACTAACTGGAAACTTCAAGCAGCGTAGATTCTGTGTTTCTCCACTTGTCCTCCAGACTCGGGGACtttgattttcaaatgaaatgcaaacttttctttcattggaaaacaggactttggaccaatCCAGTTCCAGTTTTCTCTTAATCCCAGGTAAGACAGTACTGACATAACTTCTGGTTTAGTATTAGCTTCACACAAAGGATGGGGCAGTTACAGCCTCTATCCTGGATACGCCTccgtgtggtggctcttgaaggcCTGGCTTCAGCCGCAGTCTTCACTTTGTGGAGTGTGAACTCTTGAATGGGCTTCAGTACAAGGTTGTAGTTGTCCCTGTTGCTTAtgaaccttttttgtaaaacactttttccttacggggctgcatggtggcgcagttggtagcactgttgccttgcagcaagaaggtcctgggttcgattcccagcctggggtctttctgcatggagtttgcatgttc contains these protein-coding regions:
- the LOC124860111 gene encoding NF-kappa-B-activating protein, with product MPLSDRSSSDGGRDSRSPRTRRPRSRSRSRERTLSPDSFGPKLPKPRNKEREREERERRFKEARNIRRIRIGSPSRSRSRSRSRSRERQNNSANSNHNHWSEQRDGKHGGFKDDYYYQQQRDDVQRQRQEAFIARRLQERERIGELGCPEVWGYSPRVKEPDSDEFTPVEEEEKNSSSESSSEEEKKKKKKKKKKSKKRKTKKHSEDSELESDSEEEVKKKKKKKKSKKSKKSKKKKTKKSRKESSDSNSEESEEEEDETGGLMWVEKTGIDENIVGPEAPLTHMSQDDRPLDFGHALLPGEGAAMAEYVKAGKRIPRRGEIGLTSDEIADFEKSGYVMSGSRHRRMEAVRLRKENQIYSADEKRALASFNQEERRKRESKILSSFREMVYRKTKGKEEK
- the zbtb33 gene encoding transcriptional regulator Kaiso isoform X1, translating into MSGLFSVGSEAMPGLKLISATDTQYSVAVLKSLNEQRTNGLFCDITIIIQDKKFRAHKTILSASSTYFHQLFTVAGQVIELNFIRPEIFEHILNYIYSSKIVRVRSDMLEDLINAGKILGVKFIANLHLPLSQVKGLPGLSPEAENKSDASSEVMPVITESFSISAEEFNQTKRLGCNEEDSDDVVFVSCTDAQSRAASRRANPSEIIDLDNLESESVESKQNEDSHHVAAHGEKAATTPRTNGANCPSVSGHVNSLRSPDSSSSNSPVRVSLGSVSTTPARSGSITPEPTSAFQSPENDDMLGVHKKKVSSSSQQGDLKIRLLDVSEIAALPANNPKGTIEAKQTVTLDTGTKIDSLSSGCKVYANIGEDTYDIVQMNEDPGEGGSKPNKGKRALMATPTKSFDKSLLSPTLGPNKKKNKMELEDHYELIMDGKTFYVCAVCKRPYVCITSLRRHFNTHSWEKKYPCHFCNKVFALAEYRTKHEITHTGERRYQCLLCNEMFLNYQILSNHCKQVHNQDASGRKQKDDGDNNLYRLLPCKSTKKKSWVTNLPGTPLISEDGSMQEMTSADVEDIHSSTQSRMLNWDNLFAEPNAHMRPDSHMQPISDMSSPPQGATEFEYITP
- the zbtb33 gene encoding transcriptional regulator Kaiso isoform X3, giving the protein MSGLFSVGSEAMPGLKLISATDTQYSVAVLKSLNEQRTNGLFCDITIIIQDKKFRAHKTILSASSTYFHQLFTVAGQVIELNFIRPEIFEHILNYIYSSKIVRVRSDMLEDLINAGKILGVKFIANLHLPLSQVKGLPGLSPEAENKSDASSEVMPVITESFSISAEEFNQTKRLGCNEEDSDDVVFVSCTDAQSRAASRRANPSEIIDLDNLESESVESKQNEDSHHVAAHGEKAATTPRTNGANCPSVSGHVNSLRSPDSSSSNSPVRVSLGSVSTTPARSGSITPEPTSAFQSPENDDMLGVHKKKVSSSSQQGDLKIRLLDVSEIAALPANNPKGTIEAKQTVTLDTGTKIDSLSSGCKVYANIGEDTYDIVQMNEDPGEGGSKPNKGKRALMATPTKSFDKSLLSPTLGPNKKKNKMELEDHYELIMDGKTFYVCAVCKRPYVCITSLRRHFNTHSWEKKYPCHFCNKILSNHCKQVHNQDASGRKQKDDGDNNLYRLLPCKSTKKKSWVTNLPGTPLISEDGSMQEMTSADVEDIHSSTQSRMLNWDNLFAEPNAHMRPDSHMQPISDMSSPPQGATEFEYITP
- the zbtb33 gene encoding transcriptional regulator Kaiso isoform X2; translated protein: MPGLKLISATDTQYSVAVLKSLNEQRTNGLFCDITIIIQDKKFRAHKTILSASSTYFHQLFTVAGQVIELNFIRPEIFEHILNYIYSSKIVRVRSDMLEDLINAGKILGVKFIANLHLPLSQVKGLPGLSPEAENKSDASSEVMPVITESFSISAEEFNQTKRLGCNEEDSDDVVFVSCTDAQSRAASRRANPSEIIDLDNLESESVESKQNEDSHHVAAHGEKAATTPRTNGANCPSVSGHVNSLRSPDSSSSNSPVRVSLGSVSTTPARSGSITPEPTSAFQSPENDDMLGVHKKKVSSSSQQGDLKIRLLDVSEIAALPANNPKGTIEAKQTVTLDTGTKIDSLSSGCKVYANIGEDTYDIVQMNEDPGEGGSKPNKGKRALMATPTKSFDKSLLSPTLGPNKKKNKMELEDHYELIMDGKTFYVCAVCKRPYVCITSLRRHFNTHSWEKKYPCHFCNKVFALAEYRTKHEITHTGERRYQCLLCNEMFLNYQILSNHCKQVHNQDASGRKQKDDGDNNLYRLLPCKSTKKKSWVTNLPGTPLISEDGSMQEMTSADVEDIHSSTQSRMLNWDNLFAEPNAHMRPDSHMQPISDMSSPPQGATEFEYITP